A region of the Osmia lignaria lignaria isolate PbOS001 chromosome 5, iyOsmLign1, whole genome shotgun sequence genome:
gtttaatagattttgcaatagttcgggagtttcaaaatttcaagcaGTGCAGTAGCTGATTGTGTgtgttcttttctttcttcaggAATCAGGCATTTTAGCAGACGATTAGCAGATCATAGAGTTTCAGAACCATTCGcaaatacatgtatatattttGGTGAGTTATTTTCTCCTTTACTCTTCcagtttttattttatgaataatttagcAAGTAATTTCCAATAGCCAGTAATTAACTCTGGGATTTCCCTAAAACTGGAAATTTccagtcgtaaaagcggccctattgttgcggtaagtgccacagcggttattttttgggtctgccgttccttGCGTACAACCCCGCTAtgacacttaccgcaacaatagggccgcttttacaaCTTGCCACTCAAATCGAGACacatctactgaaaatcgggaaatttgtaaacgttatatcttgaaaactaattaaaatcgagtgtatacattaaagcttaataaattcgtcttgagaagcactatcacgtgaactaaaaaaaaatatatagttccatttgaaaaacgaaacttgaccatcatatctcttaaactaataatgcaaaagattttgcacttcggccaaaacataggccctcTTTTACCGTGCAATTCccttatcaacaattttttgtatcattaatagttacggaataacggaattataacTCTTaagctgggacaccctgtacatcCGGTAGCGTTCCGAGCACACACGCGTGCGCCGCACGTAACAACCTCTTTACTtatctatttaaaatttaaattgttcgtTAGATTGTGCGTTAGATTAACCTACCCTCAGCAAAGCTTAAtccaaaattaatgaaaatctatttgtgtaaattaaattgttCGCAATATCAAGTTTGGTTTTAAATGATAATATCTGTCAGAATAACTAATTGATAGTATTATATCTGTTAATTTTGTTATCTGTTAATAATTCAATACAATGGTCACGTTATGATGTATCAAGAAATGAATGTCGCGTTATTTTGAATGCTCTTTGATACGTGTTTCATCTAAATGTATTTGTCGTGTTAAACACGAATTCGATAATAAATACCTGCAAAAGATAGCACAGCGGCGAGGTAAATCTCTATCACCTTCACAAATCTGACATAATCAAAATAGAACTTGTAAGAAATTTCCGTTTCTAAACTACGTTCTATAGAATATTAATGATCAAAGGTATTAATATTTCAGAAGCAAAATATCTATTAAATAGTAAACGAAATACTTGTAACTTTAATATTGCGAAGTTTTAGTTAATAGATTGCTTTAtttgtcatttttaataaaatacaataaacaaTTGATTTCTAATGGCTATGTTTgctctatttttttttgcttttcttttctaaaatcCAGAAACGTAATATATGCCATTAGATCTGATAATTCTTCAATAACATTTCATATCTTGTTGGaacattaaaaattgataaattggGTGATTCACAAATATCATATTTACGCATCAAAAATATGTACTGTAATGGAAGTGATAAGAACGGCAAGGAAGTGGAAGAATTGGCCACCACCGAAATTCGTTGATATTTTATAATCAGTCAATTGACTATATAAAGGGAATCGACAATTCTGCCACATAGTCGTGATCAAATTGCTAACCAAAATTTTTGGAAAGTTTTATATCTCGAAGACAAAATGAAGGGTATGCTTGTTTCACAATATTCCACTTCATGAATATCatgtaatttattattgtctttttataatattttctttgtcatctctatttcaattaataatttgattaataaacaatacggaaaattaaaacaataggCAATCAATGTAGATGgaagaaataattcaaaatcattgaatgttaaaagtttttaGAGTGCATAGCACTTATTAGACaaaaaaatcataataaatatGGGTACAAAAATCATCAACCCATTAATAACtccaaatattcaattttaaataaatattgggCTTGTACTTATCACTacgaagtaaaataaatattcgaaTACTATCACACTTAAACAAAATCATTtcagtaattattttcaatagttcTTGCTTAAAAGATACCAATTTATGTCGAGTGCAAAGGGTTCAAGTTTTAATAGAACTTCCCCCCGTGCGTTTCGTTCATGTAACATTATTATCCCAATATATAAGAGCAATTAGATTtgttatttacatttttcaggATTATTTTTCATCACCATTGCCGCGTATATTGCCTACATTGTATATGCTGAAGACTTGCCGACCGTGCATTGCCCGCAGTACGACGAAAATTCAGATGGGCCAATCTATGCTCCACACCCGTGCAATTGCGGCGCTTACTACCTTTGCTTACCACCTCTACATAAGCCCATGAGGTGCGAGTTGGGTTTACACTTCAACAACGCCACGAAGAGATGCGATTATCCATGGAAAGCAAATTGCAAGCTTCATCCTAAATGCTCGAAATCCGAGATTCTAGATGACGTAATGTCtcaagaagaagtagtatctcaATAAGAAGCGGGAGTAGTATCCTAGGAACAACAGGGAGTACCACAGGAACAACGAGGAAAATTATCTGCTGCCTTCTTCCACTAAGAAGTATTCTAAATCTACTTTCTTAAACATAATGTGTTTAATGTTCTAGCGTGTACGTTATTCATGTACTTACAtatgatataaattaaaaattttcacacagcatatcttttttattttgagcTTGAGAAACCTTTTATGCACCGCCTGCCTTAATAATGAAGAATCATTATGCATTTAGTAATTAGTAAAATAGGGATTAGGCTCAGTTTGAGGTCGAGGATTCCATTTTTATTGTAAGGTTGAAGCAATGTTTATTAGTGTGTAACGTCACAAAGGGACTTACTTACTATGTACTTACTTTGTTAGGgatataggttcgtgtggtgcgCGGTTAAGaagtgaaattgaaacgttaatGCGTTTCATCAATTGTTTATTATTGATTGAATAGTAATGAATTAATCAATTAACGAAATATTAATCAAATAGTCCTTTAGATTAGATTCTGCCCTAGAgaggaaatataaaagaaaataatatcattaatattagaaTAGAATTCGctctaaatgaaaatataaagaaaatattgttattaaacgcaGTTGAATATTATAATACGCGACTTAATCTAAAGATACGGCTATCACTCTGAtttatcaaacaattatttaactAATTGGAAATAATTATGATCAATGACTTGTACGGGTCCGACAGACATTATTAAAGGAGTTTTCTCTACAGGCCGCTGATCGGTTTCTAGTACCACTAGAGCTGTATCAGGCAGGCCGTATTCAAAAAGCTCGGGTTCTCGCTAGTTCATTGAACTTGATAGCGAACCTTCTGATGCTTGGATAACACGTTGCGAACCATGAGTAAAGTACCCCAGGTCTATCGACGTCATCCGTACTTGCTATTGATAAAAAGATATTGCTAACGAATTAACCTAAGTTTCTCTGCAGCTATTGCTCTACCTAAAGGCTGATTCAGatacggctagtaatttagtcgagtggcgagtaactacttactactaaaccgtttagcgcatagaaaagtgtccggactagtacagttgagctttggaaatcgagagtacaagataCATCGCTTAACTAAAGAAATGCGTCCGGACAGGTCTGTTCGGGTTCGGGAGCCTAGTTAGTGGTAGGGGAAGCCTAGTCAGCGATGAGaaaagcctagttagtggtgggggaaacCTAGTCAGTGGTGGAGGAAGCCTAGtcagtggtgggggaagcctagtcaGTGATGGCGGAAgtctagttagtggtgggggaagcctagtcaGTGGTGGAGAAAGCCTAGtcagtggtgggggaagcctagttagtgatgggggaagcctagttagtggtagGGGAAGGCTAGTCAGtagtgggggaagcctagttagtggtgggggaagcctactcgactagaaaaatccaatgaaacggatctactcgactaaatcgttttactattgtaaactactcgactaaattactagccatGTCTGAAGCAGCCTTAAGTAAGCTAGCGTTGAGATAACCCTCGGTCGTAGCTGTACTATCACAGTGTTAACTGCATTCGACCTAAGTGGAAACCGTTCTTGAGCGTGGTCGAAACCAAACTGACTTTGCTCCGCGTGGTACACCTCTATTTATACCCGAAATTCTGTTGACAAAGCACGATTTCCGTAAATTTCCGAAAATTTTGTTATGGTTTTTTTCTACTTCTCGAAATTTTGCATGCGCTAGTACGTGCCCCCTACTCTTCTTTCTGATGCAAACATCTCTACTACTCTCTTTAACACAAGCTTCCCTACTGCTTCTATTAACGCAAGCGTGCACGCCATCTAATGCTACGAGATTTTACTATTATACATTAATTATCGACTAAAAATTACTTATCATAAAACTAAATTGACAGCGGGACGTTACAAGTGCGATAGagtattaaaattaaaggaTTTTTACTTTTCAATCGTCTTCGAATCTCTAAGGAACTAATATGATCAAATCATATCGCGATTTATCAATGGAGCTTGTTATCTGAACTCAACTAATGAAGTGAATCATCTTACAActataatatatttcatttgcaTAACTATAGCTTGTTTTTCATAAATTGATTTCTCGCGTATAAAAGGTATAAGGTAAGGTCATAAAAAACATAATATAGTGCCGAAAATAGGAATAGGATATAGGAATAGTGATATAGGAATAGTAGGCTTCATAATTGGCTTCATATTTGAAAGTTAtcgttatatactaaatttaaaatagttcCTAAACGGAATATTCATCTCGTGTAAAGCAAGCATAATGAGTAGTAACTTTCGAATGATAAGGTGGTTAGTAACATGATAGGATCTTCTTCCCCTATATCCCTTTATTTCTTTAGGGATAATTACTCTTTGGCAGTATATGTACATCATACCATcgctttattattattacatttactaacatcgtACTTATACACATATATGCACAGTTTACCATGATTGGGGTAACTAGAATTTTGTCTGGGGGTGAGCTACGCCCAACAGAAACTTCGGAATTTTGgaagtttgaaatttcattttcaaaattcagaATTCTGGagttttggaattctgaaatactgcaatttggaactgtggaattttagaatcttaaagttTCTAAATGATGAGTGGGTCAGTTCACGTTTTTGAGGGGGACAGACCCATCCTAGTTCCTGCTTAGTTACGCAAATCTTTACCacatttttcatgttttatCGTAATTTACTATTCAAACATATATATCGTTTAGTTTATTTACAGTGTATATGTATAGTTTCGAAACATGTTTCGTATAATTTCGAAACAACTTAAAGAAAACGTTCCGATAATAAAGTATGTATTACACTTTCCTCTTACATAAATCGCTTCAAAAATGGTAATAAATAAGTGAAAATGTGACTTGTTAAACTTTTGCAAGTGTTCGTAATTCAGTGGCACCGTACTATACATTCCGACACTACATGCGTTGCCATAAAAACTGCTAGTTcggtatatttttaaatatgaacTGGTTTATTATTAACGAATAATATCTGTAGCTGCTATTGAATTATATAAAGTGTTTCctcatatttgaaaaattaaatcgaaAAAATATAGCAATCGGAACGAGCAGCATAAAGCGTAGAAAGTTTTAGCTGAAAATagaaacataaaagaaaaacgaacaaaaaaaatttatcttctactaaaatttgtcaaacatttaaaaaaaaattaaaaatgataaagataTTTAAGTGGTTTCCTTCAGCTGGAATATCTTATAGCGCTAAACATGCTATTTCAAGTAATTTGTCCAATAATCTTTTCATCCTACACAAATTTACATTCGCATTTCGAGTAATACCTTCTCCGCTCTTATGGATAAAAAATTATGTCATCGAACACGACAGATTCACCATACCAAAAATAGCAACAGCTTAGACGAATTTCGAAAATTCGACGCGAAGTGCTATTACGTTAACTGTTTTAAACGTCGCACAGTGGAACAAAGTGAATTGAAATTGATCAAATAACGATTTTGGTAATTTTATGAATTGAAAAAATGTTAACATCTTCTGAGAGAGAACTAATTTTATTATAGTACTAGCGATCGTCCTTCGTTCACGTGAGAATtagaaatgcaaattaattttgatttagCACCTTTTATCTTGTTGAATATAAAACTTTGGTTGCTTAAAAATTAGATGTTTTGACTGGTTCTTTTTTAATCCATTaagatattgtgatgaaaaaaaaatgtacaatataTTGTGGCATTTAATGGCCTCTATATACCTATGAAGGCACATTAATATACACTCAGTACTTTTTGAGATTAGCTCAAACAAACCGATAGAAAGAATCACAGATAAAAGTTCTAAGAGCAGTTGTTCATGCTTAGGTATCATGTAATTAAGTAAATAAGCCTAGgtatagatatttattttgaaatcaCAGACTGACACTCCAGTTTTATTTATATGTAGTGATGTATTGATGTATAGATAGGAACCAtcgttttcttaataattgcttttatttttctgtaATTAGAATTCCAAGCCAACAAAAATCATTCAATTTACAATTCTGAAATACGTtgctttaaaattcatttcaatgaatggagggggggggggggggggggcgtaTACAGTCAGATAGCTTGGTGGATGAGGATCACAAATATGGTAGTTCCAAGTGTTTAAGTCTTAAGGGGGCGGAGATATATCTCCCTGTAGGGGTTGAAAGTTGCGATGAACTTGAATTTCACTCGCCGCAAGCGACCATTGCTTCTTTACTATTTCTGGCCCGTCTaccgttttatatttttcattattgtatttcacatttcaatatatattttattttattatgttttaatattttgataatatactatttttaattatattaataaattttaattttctttaacatcTTGTTAGCCTCCTTATCGTTCCTATAATATTAGCGATCTGATgaaagggcccgtatgggactagcgtaTCTCCGAACTCACAACATTTTTAGACCCAATAGCAATAGAAATTGTTAGGGTAAATTTTCAGCGGTTACGGCGTCACACGCGCGTTGCGCTAACAATAAGGTTAATCACTTTGCTCGACTACCACACTACCACATTACACACTGTTACACTCCTACAACAGTTGACCCACACGGTAGCGTTCCGAACACACGCGCACTCGCCGCACGTAACAACTTCATATCTTGTTGGAACAACAAAAATACCTATTGTGATGGAAGTGATAAGAATGGTAAGGAAGGGGAAGAATTGGCCACCACTGAGATTCGCTGATATTTTAATCAGTCGATTGACTATATAAAGGGAATCGGCAATTCTGCCACATAGTCGTGATCAAATTGCTAACCAGAATTTTTGGAAAGTTTTATATCTCGAAGACAAAATGAAGGGTATGCTTGTTACACAATATTCCACTTCATAAATATCATGTAATTTGTAATTgtctttttataatattttctttgtcatctctatttcaattaacaatttgattaataaacaatatgGGAAATTAAAACAATAGGT
Encoded here:
- the LOC143305313 gene encoding peritrophin-1-like, which codes for MKGLFFITIAAYIAYIVYAEDLPTVHCPQYDENSDGPIYAPHPCNCGAYYLCLPPLHKPMRCELGLHFNNATKRCDYPWKANCKLHPKCSKSEILDDVMSQEEVVSQ